A window from Diachasmimorpha longicaudata isolate KC_UGA_2023 chromosome 5, iyDiaLong2, whole genome shotgun sequence encodes these proteins:
- the LOC135163166 gene encoding protein distal antenna-like, producing the protein MRGESARPGKRPLRALSASEKMEAIQRVHEGESKASVARDIGVPESTLRGWCKSEQKIRGMARNSSTPDSEAHSPISSAANLTIAHNNHSSEEEGPCAKRSKVEMPASSSYTNENSENDARMSEASRIDYMTNLMTSMAGMRPENSALLLQQLSLLSGGANPLAKGLLNMPMVPHSSAVGLVENGLQYTKSNAVNAVKRHSLSAIAPAQTEAVKSSRKSLPPAAEAPHTPVPTSPRKTSDTTTREKKDNQPNYQNHQNRRADETLWMWLRQQQQLLGQQSAAFNLSNNQGDGSWFWQWYKQYNYPSPPQTATPVAKKSPSKTRALLDSVLCNNNNENVNHFIVGEESDERESGISSEEAIEHGEKFVQWLEKCSEPAVSRVQLIQFKYLIDNLKACRKKNTTAKQSRK; encoded by the coding sequence atgCGAGGTGAATCAGCGCGTCCGGGGAAACGTCCCCTACGTGCTTTATCAGCATCGGAGAAGATGGAAGCGATACAGCGTGTACATGAGGGTGAGAGTAAAGCGTCAGTGGCCCGTGACATAGGTGTACCAGAATCAACCCTCCGTGGTTGGTGTAAATCAGAGCAAAAGATTCGTGGAATGGCGAGAAATTCATCGACCCCAGACAGTGAGGCGCATTCACCAATTTCATCAGCAGCAAATTTGACAATTGCCCACAATAATCACTCCAGCGAAGAGGAGGGACCCTGTGCCAAACGATCAAAAGTGGAGATGCCCGCAAGTTCCTCTTATACGAATGAAAATTCGGAGAACGATGCACGAATGAGTGAAGCATCGCGAATTGATTATATGACAAATTTGATGACAAGTATGGCAGGAATGAGACCGGAAAACAGTGCACTATTGCTTCAACAATTAAGTCTACTTTCGGGTGGTGCAAATCCATTGGCAAAGGGATTGCTGAATATGCCAATGGTGCCCCACAGCAGTGCAGTTGGACTTGTTGAAAATGGCCTTCAATACACCAAGAGCAATGCTGTTAATGCTGTCAAGAGGCACAGCCTATCCGCAATAGCACCTGCCCAAACGGAAGCTGTTAAatcatcgagaaaaagtctTCCACCAGCTGCTGAAGCACCACACACACCAGTACCTACATCACCGAGGAAGACCAGTGATACAACTacaagagagaaaaaagatAATCAACCAAATTATCAGAATCATCAGAACAGAAGGGCTGATGAAACACTCTGGATGTGGTTGAGACAGCAACAACAGTTACTCGGTCAACAATCAGCTGCTTTCAATCTCAGTAATAATCAGGGAGATGGGTCGTGGTTCTGGCAATGGTACAAACAGTACAATTATCCATCTCCACCACAAACAGCCACCCCTGTTGCCAAAAAATCACCAAGCAAAACGAGAGCCCTACTTGATAGTGTTTtgtgtaataataataatgaaaatgttaATCATTTTATCGTGGGAGAGGAGAGtgacgagagagagagtggtATCAGCAGTGAGGAGGCTATCGAgcatggagagaaatttgtCCAGTGGCTTGAGAAATGCAGTGAACCCGCTGTCAGCAGGGTGCAGCTCATTCAGTTTAAATATCTTATTGATAATCTCAAGGCCTGCAGAAAGAAGAATACTACGGCAAAACAGAGTAGGAAGTAA